One window of Erwinia aphidicola genomic DNA carries:
- a CDS encoding LysR family transcriptional regulator, whose protein sequence is MSDFENLHGMIIFARVVETLSYTEAAKTLGLAKSSVSKEISALEVRLGAKLLQRTTRRIQVTEVGMTYYHYCYRILHEVKSADLFIRQFHEEPTGSLRVVAPVTFGCQCIVPVLNSFVAGNIHVSIDLDLTDRPVNLEDDHFDIAIAITRDLPDHRHYRPLIDIAWGLYAAPGYLSKLNAIASPDDLPRQDFILFRGPAHTISLPFRKEKQKKDIEVRSRFRANNSIALLNSAVAQTGIAYLPSYIAQEAVESGRLVQILPDWEMDIYKSYILVKSDNFISPRVRLFIEDLQKALQE, encoded by the coding sequence ATGAGCGATTTTGAAAACCTGCACGGGATGATTATTTTTGCCAGGGTGGTGGAAACGCTGAGCTATACCGAAGCGGCAAAGACGCTCGGGCTGGCAAAATCCTCGGTGAGTAAAGAGATCTCGGCGCTGGAAGTGCGTCTCGGGGCGAAGCTGCTGCAGCGCACCACGCGGCGCATTCAGGTGACGGAAGTCGGTATGACCTATTATCACTACTGCTACCGCATTCTGCACGAGGTGAAAAGCGCAGACCTGTTTATCCGCCAGTTCCATGAGGAGCCAACCGGCAGCCTGCGCGTCGTGGCCCCGGTCACCTTTGGCTGCCAGTGCATTGTACCGGTGCTTAATAGCTTTGTGGCGGGCAATATCCACGTCAGCATTGACCTCGATCTCACCGACCGCCCGGTGAATCTGGAAGATGACCATTTTGATATCGCCATTGCCATCACCCGCGACCTGCCGGATCACCGCCACTACCGACCGCTGATTGATATTGCCTGGGGACTTTATGCCGCGCCGGGCTATCTCAGTAAGCTGAATGCCATCGCCAGCCCGGACGACCTGCCGCGCCAGGATTTTATTCTGTTCCGCGGCCCCGCCCACACCATTTCATTGCCGTTTCGTAAGGAAAAGCAGAAGAAAGATATTGAGGTGCGCAGCCGTTTTCGCGCCAACAACAGTATCGCCCTGTTAAATTCCGCGGTCGCGCAGACCGGCATTGCTTATTTACCGAGTTATATTGCGCAGGAAGCGGTGGAAAGCGGCAGGCTGGTGCAGATATTACCCGACTGGGAAATGGATATTTATAAATCGTATATTCTGGTGAAGAGTGATAATTTCATTTCGCCACGGGTGAGATTATTTATTGAAGATTTGCAGAAGGCGTTGCAGGAATAA
- a CDS encoding IclR family transcriptional regulator: protein MSVKDDKKDKPLGTQSLFRGLQLIELLSNYPNGCPLATLSELSGMNKSTVHRLLQGLHSSGYVTQAPSPGSYRLTTKFISVGQKALSSLNVIHVAAPHLEKLNLEVGETVNFSSREDDHVILIYKLEPTTGMMRTRAYIGQHMPLYCSAMGKIFMAWGSEDYPAQYWQSHQDTIQPLTKNTITTLPEMLDELKNIRQQQTAMDREENELGVSCIAAPVFDIQQRVPFAVSVSLPTAKLQQIGVKKLMAPVVATAKAISAELGFHG, encoded by the coding sequence ATGAGCGTGAAGGACGATAAGAAAGACAAGCCGCTGGGCACCCAGAGCCTGTTTCGTGGCCTTCAGTTGATTGAACTGTTAAGCAACTATCCGAACGGCTGCCCGCTGGCCACTCTGTCTGAGCTGTCCGGAATGAATAAAAGTACGGTACACCGCCTGTTGCAGGGGCTGCACAGCAGCGGCTATGTGACTCAGGCACCGTCGCCGGGCAGTTATCGTCTGACCACTAAATTTATCTCCGTCGGGCAGAAGGCGCTCTCGTCGCTGAACGTGATCCACGTTGCGGCGCCGCATCTGGAAAAACTCAATCTTGAGGTCGGTGAAACCGTCAACTTCTCCAGCCGCGAAGATGACCATGTGATCCTGATTTACAAGCTGGAACCGACCACCGGCATGATGCGGACCCGCGCCTATATTGGCCAGCATATGCCGCTTTACTGCTCGGCAATGGGCAAGATTTTTATGGCCTGGGGCAGCGAAGATTATCCCGCGCAGTACTGGCAGAGCCATCAGGACACTATCCAGCCGCTAACGAAAAATACCATCACCACGCTACCGGAGATGCTGGACGAGCTGAAAAATATTCGTCAGCAGCAGACGGCGATGGACCGCGAAGAGAACGAGTTGGGCGTTTCCTGTATTGCCGCGCCGGTGTTTGATATTCAGCAGCGGGTGCCGTTCGCGGTATCGGTATCGTTACCGACGGCGAAACTGCAGCAGATTGGGGTGAAAAAACTGATGGCGCCGGTGGTGGCGACCGCCAAAGCCATCTCCGCCGAATTGGGCTTTCACGGTTAA
- a CDS encoding SDR family oxidoreductase, translating into MQQRALIVGVSGVTGSALAERLLAEGWAVYGLSRGRTPVAAGVQSLTADLTDAASVQSALQGVVVDKVFFSAWARQETEKENIRVNGGMVRNVLSALGDSLKGGHVALITGLKHYLGPFDAYGKGAVPQTPFREEQGRQPVENFYYAQEDEVFAAAEKYGFSWSVHRPHTVIGFAVGNAMNMGQTLAVYASLCKQSGQPFIFPGSKAQWEGVSDMTDARLLADQLLWAATTPSAQNQDYNVVNGDVFRWQWMWGEIADYFAIEAAPFSGEVQPLEGRMNDAPAQWQALAQQHGLKQDDVTKLASWWHTDADLGRPMEVFTDVSKSRQAGFTGYQPTREAFFELFDHLKAEQLIPR; encoded by the coding sequence ATGCAACAACGAGCTTTGATTGTCGGCGTCAGTGGCGTCACCGGAAGTGCGCTGGCGGAACGTCTGCTGGCTGAGGGCTGGGCGGTTTACGGGCTGTCGCGCGGGCGGACTCCGGTCGCTGCAGGCGTGCAATCGCTGACTGCTGACCTGACCGATGCCGCTTCCGTACAGTCCGCATTACAGGGCGTGGTAGTGGATAAGGTGTTCTTCAGCGCCTGGGCGCGCCAGGAAACTGAAAAAGAGAATATCCGCGTCAACGGCGGCATGGTGCGTAACGTGCTGAGCGCGCTGGGTGACTCGCTGAAGGGCGGCCATGTGGCGCTGATCACCGGTCTGAAACACTACCTTGGCCCGTTTGACGCCTACGGTAAAGGCGCCGTGCCGCAGACGCCGTTCCGTGAGGAGCAGGGCCGCCAGCCGGTCGAAAACTTCTACTACGCGCAGGAAGATGAGGTGTTTGCCGCCGCAGAGAAATACGGTTTCAGCTGGAGCGTGCATCGCCCGCATACGGTGATTGGTTTCGCCGTCGGCAACGCGATGAACATGGGCCAGACGCTGGCGGTGTATGCCAGCCTGTGTAAACAGAGCGGGCAGCCGTTTATCTTCCCTGGCTCGAAAGCGCAGTGGGAAGGGGTTAGCGACATGACCGACGCACGGCTGCTGGCCGATCAGCTGCTGTGGGCGGCGACCACGCCGTCGGCGCAGAATCAGGACTACAATGTGGTCAACGGCGACGTGTTCCGCTGGCAGTGGATGTGGGGCGAAATTGCCGACTACTTCGCTATCGAAGCCGCGCCGTTCAGTGGCGAAGTGCAGCCGCTGGAAGGCCGGATGAACGACGCCCCTGCCCAGTGGCAGGCGCTGGCGCAGCAGCACGGGCTCAAGCAGGACGATGTGACTAAGCTGGCCTCCTGGTGGCACACCGATGCCGATCTCGGTCGCCCGATGGAAGTGTTCACCGACGTCAGCAAAAGCCGTCAGGCCGGGTTCACTGGCTATCAGCCAACGCGTGAAGCGTTCTTCGAACTGTTCGATCACCTGAAAGCCGAGCAGCTGATCCCGCGCTGA
- a CDS encoding LysR family transcriptional regulator, with protein sequence MALSDDRLRGITPFVATVEHGSFTAAAESLHLTSSAVSKSVARLEERLGSRLFERTTRSLALTDAGQAFYDTCTRVLNELAEAEAVLAAQRTIPVGRLMLTVPHTYGRLHVLPLLNQFCLQYPEMQLSLSFSDRFVDLFEEGVDVAIRIGGPGNYPPSLSVRYQGCERLIFCASPAYLAQHGTPQSLAELEQHRAIVYYRGDGSTSPWHVTSPDGRVTTRTVAHRMALGDGEAQRAAVMAGLGVAQMATWLMEEQLANGELVPFLPELSVPGLPLYVVWPRKKQLTPKVDALLNTLEKLTIE encoded by the coding sequence ATGGCGCTATCTGACGATCGTCTGCGCGGGATAACCCCGTTTGTTGCCACCGTGGAACACGGCAGCTTTACCGCGGCGGCGGAGAGCCTGCATCTGACCAGTTCGGCGGTGAGTAAGAGTGTCGCGCGGCTGGAGGAGCGGCTCGGCTCGCGGCTGTTCGAGCGCACCACCCGCAGCCTGGCGCTGACCGACGCCGGACAGGCATTTTATGATACCTGTACCCGCGTGCTGAACGAACTGGCGGAAGCCGAAGCGGTGCTGGCCGCCCAGCGCACCATCCCGGTCGGGCGCCTGATGCTGACGGTGCCGCACACTTACGGCCGCCTGCACGTGCTGCCGCTGCTCAACCAGTTCTGCCTGCAATACCCTGAGATGCAGCTCAGCCTGTCGTTCTCCGACCGCTTTGTCGATCTGTTTGAGGAAGGGGTGGATGTGGCGATCCGCATCGGCGGGCCGGGCAACTATCCCCCCTCCCTCAGCGTACGTTACCAGGGCTGCGAGCGGCTGATCTTCTGCGCTTCGCCCGCTTACCTGGCTCAGCACGGCACGCCGCAGTCGCTGGCCGAGCTGGAGCAGCACCGGGCGATTGTCTATTACCGCGGCGACGGCAGTACCAGCCCGTGGCACGTCACCTCGCCGGACGGACGGGTCACCACGCGCACCGTGGCGCACCGCATGGCTTTAGGGGATGGCGAAGCGCAGCGCGCAGCGGTAATGGCGGGTTTGGGGGTGGCGCAGATGGCAACGTGGCTGATGGAAGAGCAGTTAGCCAATGGCGAGCTGGTGCCATTCCTGCCGGAGCTGAGCGTGCCGGGTTTACCGCTGTACGTGGTGTGGCCACGTAAAAAGCAGCTGACGCCGAAGGTGGATGCCCTGCTGAACACGCTGGAGAAATTAACAATTGAATAA
- a CDS encoding L-threonylcarbamoyladenylate synthase — protein sequence MNDKVVNWNGGLQPEAVKILSAEGGMIVCPTKVGYIIMTSDAKGLERKFDAKQRNRNKPGVVLCGSLAQLKELAQLNPEIEALYQQHWDKDVLLGCILPWKEEAVARIPDDGSKDLMMDRRQTSCFVIKFGTPGENLAKELWENHGKFSFASSANPSGKGNRGLVEGIGERIEQHADLIIAANDYVKSIQPNESEKTRYEQGVMVAMVDDNGKLVPEQKGERNITPCPVLIRKGLDVDKIMSMMSDIFTTWDYRHGNYY from the coding sequence ATGAACGATAAAGTTGTTAACTGGAATGGTGGCTTACAGCCGGAAGCCGTGAAGATCCTGTCTGCTGAAGGCGGCATGATCGTCTGCCCAACCAAAGTGGGCTACATCATCATGACTTCCGATGCCAAAGGTCTGGAGCGCAAATTTGACGCCAAGCAGCGTAACCGTAACAAGCCGGGCGTCGTGCTGTGTGGTTCTCTGGCGCAGCTGAAAGAGCTGGCGCAGCTGAACCCGGAAATCGAAGCGCTGTATCAGCAGCACTGGGACAAAGACGTGCTGCTGGGCTGCATCCTGCCGTGGAAAGAAGAAGCGGTTGCGCGTATCCCGGATGACGGTTCTAAAGATCTGATGATGGACCGCCGCCAGACCAGCTGCTTCGTGATTAAGTTCGGTACCCCGGGCGAAAATCTGGCGAAAGAGCTGTGGGAAAACCACGGTAAATTCTCCTTCGCCAGCTCGGCCAACCCGTCAGGCAAAGGCAACCGTGGCCTGGTAGAGGGCATCGGTGAGCGCATTGAGCAGCACGCTGACCTGATTATCGCTGCCAACGACTATGTGAAATCTATCCAGCCAAACGAGTCTGAAAAGACCCGCTATGAGCAGGGTGTGATGGTGGCGATGGTTGATGATAATGGCAAACTGGTGCCAGAGCAGAAGGGCGAGCGCAATATTACCCCTTGCCCGGTACTGATCCGCAAAGGTCTGGACGTGGATAAGATTATGTCGATGATGTCGGATATCTTTACCACCTGGGATTACCGTCACGGCAACTATTATTAA